The proteins below come from a single Chryseobacterium bernardetii genomic window:
- a CDS encoding peptidoglycan DD-metalloendopeptidase family protein: MSKQGIYKISGNTKPKIGELVTYKIDEWYPATPLEKRNPALITWHLFKKVNGRFVPTNVKKMGVSSFTFNTNAYKDTFRIEAYLHNPEGRAPMALEVQPQPSDIPRINKVELKYIDDTPGTVFSFMEKLIAEAQCTNLEAQYLQFSLWEDDGGNSGHQNKNLLIESKKEKVKNGTARAEFMLTKALMRKAMEGETNPQQLQFYVTVEYYSHKKHATNSVNVNTPDELRTPTSQPQPQPQPQQPQSQPQPAPAPVQPEPEPQSAHGSANNTQPPTPAAPGGVSPSTVDPVKIEELLDAYFAKKEYTKETGEEDGTHTYTFGGSKSGNKTGTAEEKNKVAQIILGKIKESLKSQKKYTTLEVIASALTADAYGKDTTNQKTVTFKTFKLGVDFKKVDSAPLDSKLYLVARTMLLDGKQVTISIKEKDGIIKGTADAVLPVLEITEEQMEQKTPAGQAVPGTEKTVFTGTVKDNMVKIPIHLRPKSEEELKQWQDKISKGKEDGTYTYTFGGATNITNDAQKASTAKIILANAQKGNAKNPKIENGKTSSEEEIKKVLVIKNYQAGDTITFKLLKKVPEFLYLHAKAQGTKQHDKKFLNKEGAYFQIGNKCPRCSDKITLQQIEDLFGILTSHKAFRQEIVDYLNKYIFESGKDIHINTCLRKAHFFAQVGAETLGINPDWMVETDAFRYSQSRCLAIFGDRAKNLNARGLLATYCNDNPQKRLLNYMYADENGFGNGNGNEASGDGYIYRGRGLKQLTGRGNYRNASKYIKDIFPSEYIDLEADPGKVKEAKYAVLSAIAFWEKHEIWKTADTLTVSNNENIKKIRALVNPGLAGWTDAKKYFEKGLTVFRVNECQPVESGDSIWHDPIDNPQRTYYNSNGAHKEQNGAFGPVRTYPDGRQKNHQGLDIFADINTPCKACLKGTIVSYQNEGAAGYGNVLVLEVNGDDLRNAKRNYSHEFSLEREKGDGFDINADKFYLRYAHLKSAVKTSGEVDAGVVICYSGDTGNASGVPNPHLHFEIAMKPTGNGTGLTNRYNPAYFVRLKPINKSEQDAVKNKRS, from the coding sequence ATGTCAAAACAAGGAATTTACAAAATATCAGGAAATACAAAACCAAAGATTGGGGAACTGGTTACTTATAAGATTGATGAATGGTATCCTGCTACTCCATTAGAAAAAAGGAACCCTGCACTCATTACCTGGCACCTATTCAAAAAGGTGAACGGAAGATTTGTTCCTACTAATGTCAAAAAAATGGGAGTAAGCAGTTTTACTTTTAATACAAATGCTTACAAAGATACCTTCAGAATTGAAGCTTATCTTCACAATCCTGAAGGAAGAGCACCCATGGCTTTAGAAGTGCAGCCACAGCCAAGTGATATTCCAAGGATCAATAAAGTTGAATTAAAATATATAGATGATACTCCGGGAACAGTTTTCAGTTTCATGGAAAAACTGATTGCGGAAGCCCAATGCACAAATCTTGAGGCCCAATACCTACAATTCAGCCTTTGGGAAGATGATGGCGGCAATTCAGGACATCAAAATAAAAATCTGCTTATAGAAAGCAAAAAAGAAAAAGTAAAAAATGGAACTGCCAGGGCTGAATTCATGCTAACGAAAGCACTCATGAGGAAAGCTATGGAAGGGGAAACCAATCCCCAGCAACTGCAATTTTATGTGACTGTAGAATATTACTCCCATAAAAAGCATGCCACCAATAGTGTCAATGTAAATACTCCTGACGAATTACGTACACCAACCAGCCAACCTCAACCTCAACCTCAACCACAGCAGCCACAATCACAACCACAGCCTGCTCCAGCTCCGGTACAACCTGAGCCCGAACCGCAATCAGCTCACGGTAGTGCCAACAATACACAACCACCAACCCCTGCAGCTCCTGGAGGAGTTTCTCCTTCCACAGTGGATCCGGTAAAAATTGAGGAGCTTCTGGATGCTTACTTTGCCAAAAAAGAATACACTAAAGAGACTGGGGAGGAAGATGGTACGCATACTTATACCTTTGGAGGAAGTAAAAGCGGCAACAAAACAGGAACTGCTGAGGAAAAAAATAAAGTGGCACAGATCATTCTTGGTAAAATAAAAGAAAGCCTAAAGTCACAAAAAAAATATACTACACTCGAAGTTATTGCTTCCGCATTAACAGCTGATGCTTACGGGAAAGATACAACCAATCAAAAAACAGTTACCTTTAAAACTTTCAAACTGGGAGTAGACTTTAAGAAAGTGGATAGCGCTCCACTGGATAGTAAATTGTATCTGGTAGCCAGAACCATGCTTCTGGATGGAAAGCAGGTAACCATTTCCATCAAAGAAAAAGACGGAATCATCAAAGGTACAGCAGATGCTGTTCTTCCTGTTCTGGAAATTACCGAAGAACAAATGGAACAAAAGACACCTGCCGGACAAGCAGTTCCGGGAACTGAAAAAACAGTTTTCACAGGAACCGTAAAAGACAATATGGTTAAAATCCCAATCCACCTCCGTCCAAAATCTGAAGAAGAACTGAAACAGTGGCAGGATAAGATCAGTAAAGGAAAAGAAGACGGAACTTACACCTATACATTCGGAGGTGCTACTAATATAACTAATGATGCACAAAAGGCTTCCACAGCTAAAATCATCCTTGCAAACGCTCAGAAAGGTAATGCTAAAAATCCTAAAATAGAAAATGGAAAAACCTCCAGCGAAGAAGAAATTAAAAAAGTTTTAGTAATAAAAAATTATCAGGCCGGAGACACCATTACCTTTAAACTACTGAAAAAAGTACCGGAATTCCTGTATCTTCACGCCAAAGCACAAGGTACTAAACAACATGATAAAAAATTCCTGAATAAGGAAGGAGCTTATTTCCAGATTGGTAATAAGTGTCCGAGATGTTCTGATAAAATAACTCTTCAACAAATTGAAGATTTGTTTGGTATATTAACTTCTCATAAAGCATTCAGACAGGAAATTGTAGATTATTTAAATAAATATATTTTTGAATCCGGTAAAGATATCCATATTAATACATGTCTAAGAAAAGCACATTTCTTTGCACAAGTAGGTGCCGAAACATTAGGTATAAATCCTGACTGGATGGTAGAAACAGACGCTTTTAGATATTCGCAATCAAGATGTTTAGCCATATTTGGAGATAGAGCAAAGAATTTAAATGCAAGAGGTCTATTAGCAACTTATTGTAATGATAATCCACAAAAAAGATTATTAAATTATATGTATGCAGATGAAAACGGATTTGGAAATGGTAACGGTAATGAAGCAAGTGGTGATGGATATATATATAGAGGACGAGGATTAAAACAATTAACAGGTAGAGGAAATTACAGAAATGCTTCAAAATATATTAAAGATATATTCCCCAGTGAATACATTGACTTAGAAGCTGATCCCGGAAAAGTAAAAGAAGCAAAATATGCAGTATTATCTGCAATTGCTTTTTGGGAAAAGCATGAAATATGGAAAACAGCTGATACTTTAACTGTTTCAAATAATGAAAATATTAAAAAAATTAGAGCATTAGTTAACCCTGGACTTGCAGGTTGGACTGATGCTAAGAAATATTTTGAAAAAGGATTAACTGTATTTAGAGTTAATGAATGTCAGCCAGTAGAATCGGGTGATTCAATATGGCATGATCCAATTGATAATCCACAAAGAACATATTATAATTCTAATGGAGCGCATAAAGAACAAAATGGAGCTTTTGGACCAGTTAGAACATATCCTGATGGTAGGCAAAAAAATCACCAGGGATTAGATATATTTGCGGATATAAATACTCCTTGTAAAGCATGTTTAAAAGGAACAATAGTAAGTTATCAAAATGAAGGTGCAGCCGGCTATGGTAATGTCTTAGTGTTAGAAGTAAACGGAGATGATTTAAGAAATGCTAAAAGAAATTATTCACATGAATTTTCATTGGAAAGAGAAAAAGGAGACGGTTTTGATATAAATGCTGATAAATTCTATCTACGTTATGCTCATTTAAAATCAGCCGTAAAGACCAGTGGAGAAGTTGATGCCGGTGTAGTAATTTGTTATTCCGGTGATACTGGAAATGCAAGTGGCGTTCCAAATCCACATTTACATTTCGAGATTGCAATGAAACCAACAGGTAACGGTACTGGCCTTACAAATCGCTATAATCCAGCATATTTTGTCAGGTTAAAACCTATCAATAAAAGTGAACAAGACGCTGTAAAAAACAAAAGGTCATAA
- a CDS encoding DUF4280 domain-containing protein produces MSESASPHDGKHFVIQKGKAQCNQGDQFPQFKVTTHQKHYWNNEEGQADFLAVTENDLQFNPQGPSFGKCKLKPTPGGYLPCSYAPAGIWQKTYDKVKILGNSCVTEISELMCSTGGKITIMEHGQTSSMSQQNVKNADPHEQHNINPFVNFKEFQKETEDDEVDAY; encoded by the coding sequence ATGTCCGAATCCGCATCTCCACATGACGGAAAACATTTTGTTATTCAGAAAGGAAAAGCACAATGTAATCAGGGGGACCAGTTCCCGCAGTTTAAAGTAACTACCCATCAGAAACATTATTGGAATAATGAAGAGGGGCAGGCTGATTTTTTGGCCGTTACCGAAAATGATCTTCAATTTAACCCTCAGGGCCCTAGTTTTGGAAAGTGCAAGCTAAAACCCACACCAGGTGGATATCTTCCCTGTTCTTACGCTCCTGCTGGCATATGGCAGAAAACCTATGACAAAGTAAAGATATTGGGAAATAGCTGTGTCACAGAAATATCTGAACTCATGTGTTCTACAGGTGGAAAAATAACTATCATGGAACATGGGCAAACGTCATCAATGAGCCAACAGAATGTAAAAAATGCTGATCCACATGAGCAGCATAACATCAATCCTTTTGTCAATTTTAAGGAATTTCAGAAGGAAACAGAAGATGATGAAGTAGATGCTTACTAA